The following coding sequences lie in one Pararge aegeria chromosome 25, ilParAegt1.1, whole genome shotgun sequence genomic window:
- the LOC120634763 gene encoding PR domain zinc finger protein 5-like produces MVYCEINTNQHFEPESQIIDQDPLDGFGDVNEEKFYKLEQSVFAESIQFTKIDFERENGDNADNEFTFLDKVTVEKKIGKRNKYHIELEDDSKPVCPEANCNKKFTSLTLLKAHIRKVHCAVQSHTCELCGARFKAKYLLARHMSVHTRSTIQCPVCSAQLSKRTSLSVHMRFVHRQGALNCDRCDKR; encoded by the exons ATGGTGTACTGTGAAATAAACACAAACCAACATTTTGAACCGgaatctcaaattattgaccaAGAC ccATTAGATGGTTTTGGTGATGTGAATGaagagaaattttataaattagaaCAATCTGTCTTTGCTGAGTCCATTCAGTTTACAAAAATTGACTTTGAGAGGGAAAATG gtgatAACGCAGACAATGAATTTACATTTCTTGATAAGGTGACAGTAGAAAAGAAAATTggtaaacgaaataaatatcatattgaATTGGAAGATGACTCTAAACCAGTCTGCCCAGAG GCTAACTGCAACAAAAAGTTCACGTCCTTGACTCTCTTGAAAGCACACATACGTAAAGTGCACTGTGCTGTGCAGAGTCACACTTGCGAGCTCTGTGGGGCGCGCTTTAAGGCGAAGTACCTGCTGGCGAGACACATGTCCGTGCATACGAGGAGCACGATACAATGCCCTGTGTGTAGCGCACAGCTAAGCAAGAGGACCAG TCTGTCGGTGCATATGCGGTTCGTACACAGGCAGGGGGCCCTCAACTGTGATAGGTGTGATAAGAGGTAA